The Alphaproteobacteria bacterium genome segment TCAATCGGGTCAACAAGCTGAAACAAGTTTTGGGTCTCATATCTATAATACGGTCTTGACCTATAAAACAGAGCCACAATCCTATGTGGGACCTGCACCAGGTCTTTCAACGCGCTTATTCCTACGATTGGGCGGTAATGATGTTCGAAGCTTCTGTCATTTGATGTATCCCGTTTCAACGCCATTTCACGCATATTCGAACACTGATTTATTTCTTCATAATCAAAATGGAGTTGAAGTTGCCTCAACCAGCTTGAAAATTCCTGCAAGTGGATCCCAATTATGGTTTTATGACGAGGTCTTTAGTGAGGCTCAACGTCAAGAGGCTGGAACGAACGCCTATATCATGATTCGTGACATGACCTGTCGTTTGTTTGGGTATCATGGCATGACAAGTAAGAATGGTGGATTGAGTCTGGATCATATGTTTGGTTTTTAACTATTTCTGGAATTGGCTTAAAAAACCTTAATAATTTGATCATATATCTGCATGTTTTTTTGATAAAAGCATAATATTATCAATTATTTGAGATATTTTATGACTTTCCTGATTTATTTTGCGCAAAACATCTTTTTTGTCGTTCTCGCTTAATGTATTTTTTTCAAGCAAATCATGGGAAAATTTTGTAAGCGTTGTTAATGGGATTAATAAATCTTGAGAAATTGATGCTAAAAGAATGCTCCGTAATCGTTGACTTTCTGCATTAATGATGGATTCTTCGACAACTAATGCTGTATTGGCACGGTCAAAAGAAGACGCAATTAAATTTGCAAATGTTTCAATAAGTGATAATTGTTGATTTGAAAAACGATGATTTTTTTCTTTAGGGACCAATCCCACAGTACCAATCGTTTTTGATGATACAATAAGCGGAAAATAAATACCTTGAGCACTAGGCATTGTAGATGTTTCATGTCCTGCAATTTGGCCATGTTCAAAGCTCCATTTTGCAACCATTTCCTCTTTAACCGCAATTGATCTATTTTCTGGATAAAAGAGACTTAATTGATCTTCCTCATTAGGGATCCAAAAAATAATATTTGCGTTAAAAGAAAGACCAAGATGACGGGCTGCAATTTCGGCCATTGCTTTATGACCCCGGACAATTGAAAATTCACGAGTCATTGCATAAAGCAAACTTGTGTCTTTTTCACGTTTTTGAGCAAACATTGCTTGTGATTTAAGACGTGAAGAAAGTGAGCTGATAAAAAAGCTAGTTATAAACATCATGACAAAAGTAAGAATATAATCTTTATTGGTTATGCGTAAATCAAGCTTAGGATCAAGAAAGAATAGATTAAAACATATGACAGCACTTAATGCTGCAAATAAAGATGGTCCTTTTGAAAAAAAAGCAGCAATGCCTGTTAATGTCATTAAATAAAGCATGATAACATTAAGAACATCCATGTAAGGTACTATTAAGAAACCGATAATTGTTGCTAAAACAACCGATGTAAAGCTATAAAGATATGGTTTTATGTTAAAGGACTTATATCGTGAGCGTTTTTTTTCGTCTTCGGGTTCATCAACAAAACTAGAAATAACTGTTATTTCAATGCCATCGCTTGAACGGATAAGTCCATCTGCAAGCGATCCAAAAATAATTTCACGCCATCTTGGTTTTGGCGTTTTACCAATAACAATGCGCGTTACACCATTTTTTTTAGCAAAAGCAATAAGTTCTTTAAGGGCGTTTTGGCTATAAATATATTCAATTTTACTGCCCATTTGCTCGGCAATGCGTAAGGTACGATCTAACCGTTCTTGTTCTTTGGTAGATAATAATAAATGTTTTTCATTCTGAACATAGACAGCAAACCAGGGCGCTCCTATGCGATCAGCCATTCTTTTGGTAGCACGTACAAGTCTTAATGAAAGTAAATCAGGACCAACACATACCATTAATCGAGGAGACAAAATTTCGCCACCGGCAAATTCAGTGATATTATACAATTTCATTTGGGCGTCAACGCGTTCAGCCGTGCGCCTTAATGCCATTTCGCGTAATGCTATTAGATTGCTTCTTTTAAAAAAATTAAGTCGGGCGGATTCCATAAGATTTGAATTCAAATAGACTTTGCCTTCTTTAAGACGATCTAATAATTCATCAGTTGGGATATCTACAAGCGTTATTTCATCGGCTTGATCAAAAATAAGATCAGGCACCGTTTCCTTAACTGAAATGCCTGTAATACGCGCAACAACATCATTTAAACTTTCTAGATGTTGCACATTTAATGTTGTATGAACATCAATCCCAGCTTCTAAAAGTTCTTTAACATCTTGCCATCTTTTAGGATGACGAGAACCAATAGGATTACTATGGGCGAATTCATCAAGAAGAAGAATTCCTGGTTTAAGACGTATTGCTGCATCTAGATCAAATTCTTGCAGCACAATGCCTTTGTGGCTAACAGAACGCGTTGGAAGTTTTGGCAATCCAACAAGCAATTCTTCTGTTTCAGATCTTCCATGTGTTTCGGCAATGCCAACAATAACATTAATGCCTTCTGATAAGAGCTCGTGTGCTGCGTGAAGCATTGCATAGGTTTTGCCGACTCCAGCGGAAGCGCCAAAAAAAATCTTTAATTTTCCTCTGAGCGTGGATTTTTCTTCATCCTCAAGAAGATGCAGTAATCTTTCAGGATCTGGACGTCCATTTGGCATAAACTTTCTCCATTAAGATTTATATATAGTATTTTCCATTTAGGTTAATAGAGCGTCAAACGCCCCTTATGTAGGAAGAGACTACACTTCGCTCCTCATTCCTTCTCTTAACCAAAAGCGAAAACACTATGGTTTAGTTTTAGAAAATGCATCAAGCGCTAAATTTAATGCTAAAACATTAACGTGTTTTTCACCCAAGAATCCCCAAATTTTATGCTCAATATGATCATTCACAAGATTTTCAATCTTATCCTTTTGTAAATGACGCGTTGATGCAATCCGATCGACTTGAAAAAAAGCTGATTCAGGGCTTATATGTGGATCAAGATCACTTCCAGAACTTGTGACGAGATCTAATGGTATCTTTTTATTCTTATCACTTTCGAACGACATAAGATGATCGATGCGTTTTTGAATAAGTTCTTTCAATTTTGGATTTTTAGGTGATAAATGAGATGCTTGTGCTTCCTTAAAATCATAAGGTTTTTCATTGTTTTGAGGTGGTCTTCCCCAAAAATATTTAGGATCTGAAAAATGTTGACCAATAAGGCTTGATCCGATTATTTTACCATCATTTTCTACAAAACTACCTTCCGCTTTAGAAGGCGCAAAGGTTTTCAAAACAATAGTCACAAAACCTGGATAAAAAACGCCGCAAATGATCGTAAAAAGAATAAGCATTACAAGTGAAATACGTGTAAGGCTTAAAAATAAACGTATGTGATAATGCATTATAATTTTCCTATAAATAAACCTATTAGAAGATCAATTAATTTGATGCCTATAAAAGGCGCTATAATGCCACCTAACCCATAAATAAAAATATGATTGCGTAAAAGGGATTCGGCACTTTGTGCGTGATATTTGACGCCTTTTAAAGCAAGTGGCACAAGCATAATGATGATAAAAGCATTAAAAATAATAGCTGATAATATGGCGCTTTCTGTCGTTTGAAGATGCATTATATTAAAAATTTTAAGTTCTGGATAAATGCTTGTCAAAGATGTAGGAATAATCGCAAAATATTTTGCAATATCGTTCGCAATACTAAAGGTTGTTAAGGCACCCCGTGTCATTAAAAGTTGTTTACCGACTTCAACAACTTCGATTAATTTAGTGGGATTCGAATCTAAATCAACCATGTTCGCGGCTTCTTTCGCAGCTTGTGTCCCACTGTTCATGGCAACAGCGACATCTGCTTGCGCTAAAGCGGGTGCATCATTGGTGCCATCACCAACCATCGCGACTAATTGACCGCCTTCTTGCATTTTACGGATATATTTAAGTTTTGTTTCAGGTGTTGCTTGCGCTAAATAATCATCAACACCAGCTTCTGCAGCAATGGCCGCAGCAGTTAGTGGGTTATCGCCTGTGATCATAACGCTTTTAATGCCCATTTTGCGCAAATCTGCAAGACGATTTTTAATATCGGGTTTTACGGTATCTTTTAGATGAATAACGCCCATAATACGCGTGCCATCAGCGACAACCAATGGTGTACCGCCACTACGTGCAATTTGATGCACAATTTTTTCAACATTTGCTGAAATAATACCGCCTAAATTTTTTAGATGGTTTGAAATTGAATCATCAGCACCTTTTAAAATTTGCCTATCCTTTAAATTAATACCGCTTAATTTGGTGTCGGCAGAAAAATGGACAAAACTTGCATCTAATGTGTCTACATCTGGAATTTGAATACCTAAACTTCGTGCTAACGTTACAATGCTTTTGCCTTCGGGTGTTTCATCAGCCAAAGAGGTCATGGCGGCCGCTTCTGCAAGTTCTTTTTCAGTGATACCTTCTGCAGGTATAAAATTTGCTGCTTGTCTATTCCCAAAAGTAATTGTGCCTGTTTTATCAAGCAATAAGACGGAGACATCACCTGCTGCTTCAACGGCACGCCCAGATGTCGCGATCACATTGGCTTTTGCCAATCGATTCATACCTGCAATACCAATGGCAGATAACAATCCCCCAATTGTCGTGGGTGCTAAACAAACCAGAAGTGCAATAAGAACGGTAATGCTTAAAACACCTGAATTACCAGAAAGTGCAGTGGCATTATTGGAAAAAGGAAATAAGGTCGCGGTGACCAATACAAAAATAAGTGTTAAGGCTGATAGAAGAATAGTGAGTGCAATTTCATTGGGTGTTTTTTGTCTTTTAGCGCCTTCAACCATTGCGATCATCGTGTCTAAAAAACTTTCGCCTTGGTTGACACTGACACGTAAAAGAAGCCAATCTGATAATATTTTAGTGCCCGCGATAACAGAATCACAATCACCGCCATTTTCACGAATAACCGCCGCACTTTCCCCAGTAATGGCGCTTTCATCAATGGAGGCAGCGCCTTCTATAATTTGAGCGTCAATTGGAATCATATCGCCAGCTTCAACAAAAACATAATCTCCTTTTTTGAGCAAACAAGCAGATATTAATTCAAAATTGTCATGATTTTTAGGGTCTTTAAGTTTTTTTGCCATCACTTCTTTACGTGTTTTGCGTAAAGATTCAGCTTGGGCTTTGCCTTTACCTTCGGCAATGGCTTCGGCAAGATTGGCAAAAAAGACTGTAAGCCATAAAAAAAATGCAATTGACCAAATGAAATATGAAAATTCACCCTCTTTTATAGCAGCATCATAAATGCTTGTCGTTCCTATAATGGTGACGATAATCGCCCCAATATAGACAATAAACATAACGGGATTGGCAAGTTGAGACTTTAAGTTAAATTTGCAAAAGCTTTCAAAAACCAAAGATAAAATGTTTTTTTTATATGAAAATTCTTCAGATTTCATTTAATGAGCTCCTGCTAATCCTAAATGCTCAGCTAATGGTCCCAGTGCTAAACTAGGAATAAAGGTTAAAACGCCAATGATTAAAAGAATGCCAATTAAAACAAAAATAAAAAGGGGGGTATGTGTTGGCAAAGTCCCCGTTGATATGGGTACAGTATTTTTCTGCGCTAAAGATCCGGCGAGCGCTAGAACAGGAATGATGATCCAAAAACGCCCCATCAACATTAAGAATCCTAATATTAAATTTGATGTGGAATCACTCATCGTAATACCTGACATCGCACTTCCATTATTATTGGACGCTGATGTTACATTATACATAAATTCACTAAACACTTGTGCGCCTTGATTTACTGATAATTCTTTAATGTTTAGATAATGTAATAAAATCCAGGCACCTGATAAAATAAGAAAAAGGGGCATAAGTAACGCCAATGACACCATTTTCATTTCATAAGCGCTGATTTTTTTGCCTAAATATTCAGGAGTTCTGCCGACCATAAGCCCCGCTATAAAGACAGTAATAAGTACAAAAATAAGCATGCCATAAAGACCAGAACCGACGCCGCCAAAAATTGTTTCGCTCATCTGCATCAAAAACATGGTTAGAAAATTATTAATAGGTGCAAAAGAGCTATGATCGGCGGCGATTGATCCATTGGATGTAGCGGTCGTCGCACTTGCCCATAATAAAGAGCCAATAATGCCATGGCGCGTTTCTTTACCTTCCATTGACGTATTATGTGTTTCAAGTGGTAATGACGACAAAGAGGAAATATTATTATTTTCTTGATTGATGGTGAGCGAGGTTAAGGGTACAAAAATAATGAGCATGGCTACGAAAATGGCCCAACCTTGTCTTGTGTCATTAACCATTTTACCGAATGTATAACAAAGACTTGTTGGTAAAAGGAGGATTAAAAACAATCCTAAAAAATGCGTTAAAGCATTTGGATTTTGGAATGGATGTGCCATATTCGTGCCAAAAATACCGCCGCCATTGCTGCCTAAAATTTCGATTGCAGTCCAACTTGCAATGGGTCCCACTAGATAATTTTGTGTTTTCCCTGCTTCCAAAGAAGAAATAGTAACTTCTTTTGCCCAATCTTGTGGCACGCCTAAAAAGCCAAATATTAAAGCGGAAATGATGGATAAAGGAATAATGACATAAAGAAGAACGCGTACAAGATCAACCCAAAAATTACCAAGTTTTGTTGAATTTTTTCTGGTAAAGCCACGAATCAATGCAATTAAGACGCAAATACCAACAGCAGGTGAAAAAAATTGTTGAACACCAATGCTTATAACTTGAAAATATTGATGAATATCTTTTTCAGGACTATATGCTTGCCAATTTGTGTTGGTCACAAAACTTGCAATTGTATTAAAGATAAGATTTGGATCGAGTGGTTTCATACCCATTATAGAAGCTTGTAAATACAAGATAAGTCCCATTAAGAAACAGCTTAAAAACGAGAAAATGATGATAGCAAAAGCATAATGCTTCCAATCCATTTCATCATTTTGAGAAATGCCTATTATTTTATAAAATGTATGTTCTATAGGGTGTAAAAAAAAGGAAAGAAATGTTTTTTGACCATTAAAAACATTTGCCATATAGCTGCCTAATGGTTTGAAACATATGATTAACATCAAAATAAGAATGAAAAAATCGATGTAAAAACTTTGTGTTAATTGAAAATTCATGGAAATTTTTCTGGCAATAAAAGTGTAATAAGAAGGTAAATGAGAACAAATATCGTGATAATGAAAAGAGAATTATAAAGTATTGCCATCATTTTGTTGCTTTAAAAAATTCATAAGAAAAACAACTAAGACGGAAACAACGTAAAATGTAACCAGGGCAAATAAAGCTGTGCTCATAGATCCTCCAAACATTCTTTCTTTTATAGTCAACTTTACTAAATGAAAGTTCAATACATAAAAACCATTAATTAGAAATGAATAACGATGTGTGTTTTTAATACAGCTTATTAATGCATGTTTTAAATTAATAAATATTAATTTTATATAAATAATATTGTCTTAAAATAATTACTAACCATTTTTAATAATTATTAAATAATTTATTTTTCAATAAGATAAAAATTATAAATTTTTGTCTTGGAAGCCTGTTTTTTATACGTTACGATTTAAGATAATCGAACAAGATGCATTTGGTATATGAATGCAATTCATTGTAATATAATACAATTTAGGGAATGAACGATATGAGAAAATTAGCTTGTAGAAGTCTTCTGTTAGGTCTAATTGGTAATTTTTATTTATTACCTATTGGTGTTTCAGAAGCTAATTATAACACAACTGGATTTAGACCTGCAGAAGAACCAGTTTTAGCACATTTAGGTGAGCATCTTGCTGAAAAAAATAGTAATAAATTACTATCAGCTACAAAAAATTGTGAGAGTACAAAAGCAAAACTTGATGATACTGAAGAAGTAATGCTTATCGCAAAAGAAAACTATGATTATCTTAAAAGTCGTGTACTTGATGACGACACCATAAGTGAAGAAAGATTAGAAGCTGCAAAAAATAAATATAAACAACGAAAAGAATTGTTTAAATCAGCTAAAAAAGAATATGATTTAAGTATTTTAAATCAAGAAAAAAGTTTAAAAAAAAGCACTAAATCTTCACGTTTAGGGATTTTTGATGATCTTCAATCAGGTCTTTCATCCGTTGTCCATAGTGTTTTTGGAAGTGATCATTCTGCAGCGCCAGCTCTTTCTGCATCACCTGCTGTGATTGCACCAGCAGCGATTATCGAACTTCCCAATTTTGCTATTTATCAGGATCAGATGGTTGAAGCACACGATTGGTATAATCAGTTAAATTTAGGATCTTGTACAGCAAACTCTTTAGCTTTTGTTTTGCGTTATTTGTCTGTTCTTAAAAGCGCTAGTCCAAAAGAATTTAGAAAAGATAAAAATCCGGCGCGTCTTGATATCTCAAGGTTATATCAATATTGGGAAACGCGTTATTTAGAAGCAAAATTAATGGGTTACGATCCTAATGAAGCTGTTAAAGCAGATAATGGTGGATCAATGGCAGGTGGTATTCTTGCAGCTGATAAATATGGCGTAACACCAGAAAATATTGTTGCAAACTGGGATTCGAGTAGAATTGATACACCCGATATGAAGGGAAAAATGTCTTATGTGGGTTATCCATATACAGATGATTTAGTAAAGTCTTCTCTTGCACCAAGCCCTGAAGCAGTTCGCTTAGCTTATGATTTAGATAATGATGGCATAAATAAAGGATCTGCTTTTGATCAAGGTGTTGCCTATAATAATGATTATGCTTACATACATAAAAATCTTGGCTATAAAGATTTAACAACATCATTTCGAAGCAAATCGTATTCTGCTAAACCTAAAGTCCTTCCAGAGGCAACAAAGCAAGTTTTTATAAATCAAGTCGTGTCAGAACTTCAAAAAGGAAGACCTTTTTATTTTGGTGTTATGCTCGACGACAGTTTCATGAACGATGTGCATGGTTTCATTCCAACACCTAAAGCAAGTACCTTTCGTGCAACAGGCGGTCATGCTATTGCGATTGTGGGATATGGACAATATAACATTGCACAAAATGACAAAACATATTACTTCAAATTCGTAAATTCATGGGATTACAATTGGGGTGATAATGGTTGTGGTTATTTAGATGCCATGAAATATGTTGCTGAAGTAAATGTTTTCATGACTGAAGGATTTTCAGTTTGGCTTAATTAGATACCTATTTTAGTTAAAAGAAGGAATAAGGCCTCTTTTAGGGGCCTTATTTTTTATGGCTAATTAAGTGAAATCACTTTAAACTTATATAAAGATAAGCAGATTGAAATTATATGACATCTTCACTTAAAAATAAAAAAGGACTCATTATTGGGATTGCAAATACGCATTCCATTGCATGGGGTTGTGCTAAAGCTTTTCATGAAGCGGGCGCTGACCTTGCCATTACCTATATAAATTCAAAAGCTGAACCTTTTGTAAGACCATTAGCTGAGCAACTTAAAGCGCAAATCATCATGCCACTTGATGTCGAAAATGAAACGCAATTGATTGATTTGTTTGATGAAATTCAATCCAAATGGGGAAAGCTTGATTTTTTGCTTCATTCTATTGCCTTTGCCCCAAAAGAAGA includes the following:
- a CDS encoding DUF4118 domain-containing protein; the encoded protein is MPNGRPDPERLLHLLEDEEKSTLRGKLKIFFGASAGVGKTYAMLHAAHELLSEGINVIVGIAETHGRSETEELLVGLPKLPTRSVSHKGIVLQEFDLDAAIRLKPGILLLDEFAHSNPIGSRHPKRWQDVKELLEAGIDVHTTLNVQHLESLNDVVARITGISVKETVPDLIFDQADEITLVDIPTDELLDRLKEGKVYLNSNLMESARLNFFKRSNLIALREMALRRTAERVDAQMKLYNITEFAGGEILSPRLMVCVGPDLLSLRLVRATKRMADRIGAPWFAVYVQNEKHLLLSTKEQERLDRTLRIAEQMGSKIEYIYSQNALKELIAFAKKNGVTRIVIGKTPKPRWREIIFGSLADGLIRSSDGIEITVISSFVDEPEDEKKRSRYKSFNIKPYLYSFTSVVLATIIGFLIVPYMDVLNVIMLYLMTLTGIAAFFSKGPSLFAALSAVICFNLFFLDPKLDLRITNKDYILTFVMMFITSFFISSLSSRLKSQAMFAQKREKDTSLLYAMTREFSIVRGHKAMAEIAARHLGLSFNANIIFWIPNEEDQLSLFYPENRSIAVKEEMVAKWSFEHGQIAGHETSTMPSAQGIYFPLIVSSKTIGTVGLVPKEKNHRFSNQQLSLIETFANLIASSFDRANTALVVEESIINAESQRLRSILLASISQDLLIPLTTLTKFSHDLLEKNTLSENDKKDVLRKINQESHKISQIIDNIMLLSKKHADI
- the kdpC gene encoding potassium-transporting ATPase subunit KdpC; this translates as MHYHIRLFLSLTRISLVMLILFTIICGVFYPGFVTIVLKTFAPSKAEGSFVENDGKIIGSSLIGQHFSDPKYFWGRPPQNNEKPYDFKEAQASHLSPKNPKLKELIQKRIDHLMSFESDKNKKIPLDLVTSSGSDLDPHISPESAFFQVDRIASTRHLQKDKIENLVNDHIEHKIWGFLGEKHVNVLALNLALDAFSKTKP
- the kdpB gene encoding potassium-transporting ATPase subunit KdpB, with product MKSEEFSYKKNILSLVFESFCKFNLKSQLANPVMFIVYIGAIIVTIIGTTSIYDAAIKEGEFSYFIWSIAFFLWLTVFFANLAEAIAEGKGKAQAESLRKTRKEVMAKKLKDPKNHDNFELISACLLKKGDYVFVEAGDMIPIDAQIIEGAASIDESAITGESAAVIRENGGDCDSVIAGTKILSDWLLLRVSVNQGESFLDTMIAMVEGAKRQKTPNEIALTILLSALTLIFVLVTATLFPFSNNATALSGNSGVLSITVLIALLVCLAPTTIGGLLSAIGIAGMNRLAKANVIATSGRAVEAAGDVSVLLLDKTGTITFGNRQAANFIPAEGITEKELAEAAAMTSLADETPEGKSIVTLARSLGIQIPDVDTLDASFVHFSADTKLSGINLKDRQILKGADDSISNHLKNLGGIISANVEKIVHQIARSGGTPLVVADGTRIMGVIHLKDTVKPDIKNRLADLRKMGIKSVMITGDNPLTAAAIAAEAGVDDYLAQATPETKLKYIRKMQEGGQLVAMVGDGTNDAPALAQADVAVAMNSGTQAAKEAANMVDLDSNPTKLIEVVEVGKQLLMTRGALTTFSIANDIAKYFAIIPTSLTSIYPELKIFNIMHLQTTESAILSAIIFNAFIIIMLVPLALKGVKYHAQSAESLLRNHIFIYGLGGIIAPFIGIKLIDLLIGLFIGKL
- the kdpA gene encoding potassium-transporting ATPase subunit KdpA, which gives rise to MNFQLTQSFYIDFFILILMLIICFKPLGSYMANVFNGQKTFLSFFLHPIEHTFYKIIGISQNDEMDWKHYAFAIIIFSFLSCFLMGLILYLQASIMGMKPLDPNLIFNTIASFVTNTNWQAYSPEKDIHQYFQVISIGVQQFFSPAVGICVLIALIRGFTRKNSTKLGNFWVDLVRVLLYVIIPLSIISALIFGFLGVPQDWAKEVTISSLEAGKTQNYLVGPIASWTAIEILGSNGGGIFGTNMAHPFQNPNALTHFLGLFLILLLPTSLCYTFGKMVNDTRQGWAIFVAMLIIFVPLTSLTINQENNNISSLSSLPLETHNTSMEGKETRHGIIGSLLWASATTATSNGSIAADHSSFAPINNFLTMFLMQMSETIFGGVGSGLYGMLIFVLITVFIAGLMVGRTPEYLGKKISAYEMKMVSLALLMPLFLILSGAWILLHYLNIKELSVNQGAQVFSEFMYNVTSASNNNGSAMSGITMSDSTSNLILGFLMLMGRFWIIIPVLALAGSLAQKNTVPISTGTLPTHTPLFIFVLIGILLIIGVLTFIPSLALGPLAEHLGLAGAH
- a CDS encoding C1 family peptidase produces the protein MRKLACRSLLLGLIGNFYLLPIGVSEANYNTTGFRPAEEPVLAHLGEHLAEKNSNKLLSATKNCESTKAKLDDTEEVMLIAKENYDYLKSRVLDDDTISEERLEAAKNKYKQRKELFKSAKKEYDLSILNQEKSLKKSTKSSRLGIFDDLQSGLSSVVHSVFGSDHSAAPALSASPAVIAPAAIIELPNFAIYQDQMVEAHDWYNQLNLGSCTANSLAFVLRYLSVLKSASPKEFRKDKNPARLDISRLYQYWETRYLEAKLMGYDPNEAVKADNGGSMAGGILAADKYGVTPENIVANWDSSRIDTPDMKGKMSYVGYPYTDDLVKSSLAPSPEAVRLAYDLDNDGINKGSAFDQGVAYNNDYAYIHKNLGYKDLTTSFRSKSYSAKPKVLPEATKQVFINQVVSELQKGRPFYFGVMLDDSFMNDVHGFIPTPKASTFRATGGHAIAIVGYGQYNIAQNDKTYYFKFVNSWDYNWGDNGCGYLDAMKYVAEVNVFMTEGFSVWLN